The following nucleotide sequence is from Alkalihalobacillus sp. LMS39.
GGTGGATTAAAAAATATATTCGTATCTATCGTAGTCACTGTAATAATTTGTCTACTCATTGAGAAAAAAAGAAAAAGATAGAGAGGTTTTATATAATGACAACAACATTTATTCATGAGCGACCTGACGAAATCCTTCAAAACTTAATTCGGTTTAATACAACAAACCCACCTGGACATGAACGTGCTTGTGTAGAGTATATTCAAAGTCTTTTAACTGAGTATGATATTGATTCTTGTATTTATGCATTAGATGAAAATCGGCCAAACTTAGTTGCTAGAATAAAAGGTGACGGACAAGCTTCTCCGCTTATGTTATATGGACATGTTGATGTTGTCACAACCGAAAACCAACAATGGTCCTATCCTCCCTTTTCCGGTGAGGTCATTGATGGCTATATTTGGGGGCGTGGTGCGCTTGATATGAAAAGTGGTGTAGCTATGATGATAGCCGCATTTTTGCGTGCTAAGTTTGAAAATACACCGTTGCAACAAGATGTTTTATTAGTGATTTTAAGTGATGAAGAAAATGGGGGCAATTATGGAGCAAAGTTTTTAGTTGAACAGCATCCATATTTATTTGAAGGGGTTCAATATGCACTAGGTGAGTTTGGTGGATTTTCGATGGAATTAGAAGGTCATCGATTTTATCCTATTATGGTTGCTGAAAAGCAAATGAGTTGGGTGAAAATAACTGTACAAGGTCAGGGCGGACATGGTTCAATGCCGGTTCGGGATAGCGCGATGAAAAAGCTGTCTGTTCTCCTTCATAAACTTAGTCAGCCGATGCCAGTTCATATAACACCCGTTGTAGAAGAAATGATTAAAGCGATAGCAAACGAATTAACATTCCCAAAAAGCGTTATAGTAAAGCAATTACTTCAGCCTAAACTGGCGAATAAAGTCATTGGTTTACTCGGTCCAAAAGGGAGTTTGTTTGAAAGTTTATTACATCATACGGTATCTCCAACCATTGTAAACGCTAGTGATAAAGTAAATGTCATCCCAAGTGAGATTACAAT
It contains:
- a CDS encoding M20/M25/M40 family metallo-hydrolase; amino-acid sequence: MTTTFIHERPDEILQNLIRFNTTNPPGHERACVEYIQSLLTEYDIDSCIYALDENRPNLVARIKGDGQASPLMLYGHVDVVTTENQQWSYPPFSGEVIDGYIWGRGALDMKSGVAMMIAAFLRAKFENTPLQQDVLLVILSDEENGGNYGAKFLVEQHPYLFEGVQYALGEFGGFSMELEGHRFYPIMVAEKQMSWVKITVQGQGGHGSMPVRDSAMKKLSVLLHKLSQPMPVHITPVVEEMIKAIANELTFPKSVIVKQLLQPKLANKVIGLLGPKGSLFESLLHHTVSPTIVNASDKVNVIPSEITIEVDGRILPGFSEAEFREELVALIGDHTIDVNIVRSDIVQTDVDMTHFSLLKDVIMECDNQAIPIPFVLPGVTDGRFFSSLGIQTYGFTPMNLPSDFNFIQSVHAADERIPVECVHFGTNAMFKAIQLFNHVE